One genomic region from Lepidochelys kempii isolate rLepKem1 chromosome 19, rLepKem1.hap2, whole genome shotgun sequence encodes:
- the WASF2 gene encoding actin-binding protein WASF2, with translation MPLVTRNIEPRHLCRQTLPSVRSELECMTNITLANVIRQLGSLSKFAEDIFGELFTQANTFAFRVSSLVERVDRLQVKVTQLDPKEEEVSLQGINTRKAFKSSTTQDQKLFDRDSLPVPVLETYGICNTPPPLNILSTYRDDGKEALKFYTDPSYFFDLWKEKMLQDTKDIMKEKRKHRKEKKDNPNRGNVNPRKIKTRKEEWEKLKMGQEFVESKDRQGPAGYPPNVVYQNGSIGSDESMEMSYYPPPPQSDSVSPPSPSYPEDSLPPPPLDFSYPVDNQRGSGSGGQKRSSLVSPSHPPPAPPIGSPPGARPGFAPPPAPPPPPPMSGVSPPPPPVGFPNSGMPSPPSPSSFPPHPDFSAPPPPPPPPAAEYFAVPPPPSPQPADGAPPPPPPPPPPGPPPLSSSGMDGAPAPLLSPDSSASKPKSSLPPVTDARSDLLSAIRQGFQLRKVEEQREQEKRDVGGNDVATILSRRIAVEYSDSEDDSSEFGDEWSD, from the exons ATGCCGTTAGTAACGAGGAACATTGAGCCAAGGCACCTGTGCCGTCAGACGTTGCCTAGCGTTAGAAGTGAGCTGGAATGCATGACCAACATCACCCTGGCAAATGTCATTCGACAGCTGGGCAGCCTGA GTAAATTTGCAGAGGACATTTTTGGAGAGCTGTTTACTCAGGCCAACACCTTTGCCTTTCGGGTGAGCTCTCTAGTCGAGAGGGTCGACCGCTTACAAGTCAAAGTCACTCAGCTGGATCCCAAAGAGGAAGAAG TGTCCCTACAAGGCATTAATACAAGGAAGGCCTTCAAAAGCTCCACCACTCAGGACCAGAAGCTCTTTGACAGAGATTCTCTCCCGGTGCCCGTCCTTGAAACATACGGCATCTGCAATACTCCTCCACCTCTCAACATTCTCTCCACTTACAG GGATGATGGCAAAGAGGCACTCAAGTTCTACACAGACCCTTCATACTTCTTTGATCTTTGGAAAGAGAAAATGCTACAGGACACCAAGGATATCATGAAAGAAAAGCGGAAGCACAGG aaAGAGAAGAAGGATAATCCCAACCGAGGGAATGTGAATCCGCGGAAAATCAAAACCCGAAAAGAGGAGTGGGAGAAATTGAAAATGGGACAGGAGTTTGTTGAGTCAAAAGACAGACAAGGACCTGCTGG ATATCCCCCTAATGTGGTGTATCAGAATGGCAGCATTGGCTCAGATGAGAGCATGGAAATGAGCTACTATCCACCACCACCGCAGTCTGATTCTGTCTCACCACCATCTCCATCCTACCCAGAGGACAGCCTGCCTCCACCACCCTTGGATTTTAG CTACCCAGTAGACAACCAAAGAGGTTCTGGTTCTGGAGGACAAAAAAGATCCAGCCTGGTCAGTCCAAGCCATCCTCCACCAGCTCCTCCAATTGGATCCCCACCTGGTGCCAGGCCAGGCTTCGCTccacctcctgctcctcccccaccaccaccaatgtCGGGAGtttccccaccacctcctcctgtagGATTTCCAAATTCAGGGATGCCGTCACCACCATCTCCATCCTCCTTCCCTCCTCATCCCGATttttctgcccctcctcctccgccACCACCTCCAGCAGCAGAATACTTTGCTGTACCTCCACCACCGTCACCTCAGCCAGCAGATggtgctcctccccctcctccccctcctccccctcctggcccCCCACCTCTGTCTTCCAGTGGCATGGATGGTGCACCGGCTCCACTTCTGTCTCCAGACTCCTCGGCCTCCAAGCCAAAATCTTCCTTGCCGCCTGTGACTGATGCCAGAAGTGACTTGCTTTCAGCGATCCGTCAAG GCTTCCAGCTCCGCAAAGTGGAGGAACAGCGGGAACAGGAGAAGCGGGACGTTGGGGGCAATGACGTGGCAACGATCCTCTCTCGCCGCATCGCTGTGGAATACAGTGACTCCGAGGATGATTCTTCGGAGTTTGGTGACGAGTGGTCTGATTAA